A genomic region of Metopolophium dirhodum isolate CAU chromosome 1, ASM1992520v1, whole genome shotgun sequence contains the following coding sequences:
- the LOC132943306 gene encoding uncharacterized protein LOC132943306, which produces MCIDESMIAFQGRLVFKQYIQTKRHRYGVKVFKLCVSPCYTLKFKIYSGKESVVDKNDSVSSRIVMNLVDEYLDFGRTLYVDNWYTSVSLAHQLLERKTHLVGTLRSNRKYNPDYVIKKKLKKGQIIALKSSSKVMVLKFKDKRDLHMLSTKHTDNMVMVPRRENKSKPEVVLDYNRGKSFIDLSDQMASYGSPLRKSLKWYRKVVFELLLNTSVVNALCLFQKTTATRIKITDFRSNLIKYLTFKPNINQELSNKHVLTTASRNRCVQCYLNIAQEKGRKYSQSHCKKVTTKCFICNKQLCVPCFFVLHKT; this is translated from the coding sequence ATGTGTATTGATGAATCAATGATTGCTTTTCAAGGACGCcttgtttttaaacaatatattcaaacaaaacGACATAGGTATGGAGTTAAAGTTTTTAAACTGTGTGTTAGTCCATGCTACACACTCAAGTTCAAGATTTATTCTGGTAAAGAATCTGTGGTTGACAAAAATGATAGTGTTTCTTCCAGAATTGTTATGAACCTTGTAGATGAGTACTTAGATTTTGGGCGCACACTTTATGTAGACAATTGGTATACTAGTGTTTCCTTAGCACATCAACTTCTTGAACGAAAAACACATTTAGTTGGAACACTCCGTTCAAATAGAAAGTATAATCCTGACtatgttatcaaaaaaaaattaaaaaagggtcaaataatagctttaaaaaGTTCATCTAAAGTTatggtattaaaatttaaagataaaagaGATTTACACATGTTAAGCACAAAACATACAGATAATATGGTTATGGTTCCAAGAAGAGAAAATAAATCAAAGCCAGAAGTAGTATTAGATTATAACAGAGGTAAGTCTTTTATTGATCTTTCTGATCAAATGGCTTCATATGGGTCACCTCTtagaaaatcattaaaatggTATCGTAAGGTGGTATTTGAACTTCTTCTGAATACATCAGTTGTAAATGCTTTATGTTTGTTTCAAAAAACAACTGCAACACGCATTAAGATTACTGATTTTAGatcaaatttgataaaatatctgACATTCAAACCCAATATTAATCAAGAACTATCAAACAAACATGTACTCACAACAGCCTCAAGAAACAGATGTGTTCAATGTTACTTGAATATTGCTCAAGAAAAAGGAAGAAAATATTCTCAAAGTCATTGTAAAAAAGTCacaacaaaatgttttatttgcaaCAAACAATTATGTGTTCCTTGTTTTTTTGTGTTACACAAAACATAG